The DNA region GAATAAAAGGTACTTTCTCTTACTTTATGTTAAATTCAGTTGGCCCCATAATTATTCGCTCCATGCTTCACTTTGCAACATCAAGAACTCAATGTTCTCAGTTATTCCTATCAAGTAATTCTTTCCTTGGATTAAGTCCTATCAAGAAATCCACATTCAGCTTTGAGCCTTTGACCAAAACTGACACTCAAATCATGGGAGGAAATGATCAACTTCATGCAAACCCCTCAATTCTTTCATGTAGTAATAATAGCAAATACAAAATCTTCTGATAATTCAGGGTTTGGACCCCCTAAttcacacacaaaaaaaattctgatAATTGATGTTTTTCAATATATGGTTACAACTTTTTTCGATCACATGCTAAGAAGGAATATGAAAATGGGCTTCTGTTCTCCATGACCCATCCTTTCATATTCCTCCCTAACGCACAATCTTGATCCATTGAATTATACAGACTTCTTGTTGGCAAACTTCCATTCGAAAATTTGCACTGAATTACATACAAAAGATGAAAGAAATATGTAACTTATTTTTTACAGTCGAAGCGGCGGAGGAGGAACCATAGTTCTCCTCTTCCACAGGTTAATTTCTTTCCTGGGCTGCAAGGCAAATCCTTCTGCCGCGTTGTTCATTCTATTTCCCGCTTCAATGGGTGCTGAATGCGGTATTATGATCACCTTTTGTCGTCTCCCTTCTTCTTTGATCTCTTCTTCGTCGCCGGAGCAAGAGCCATTCTCCAAGCAGTTGTCCGGTGCCACCGCCGTCGATGTCCCGCAATGGGCCCTCCAGTCGAAATTTGCTAATACGCCCCTACTGCTCGCAAATTGCTTCAAGTGGCCCAAAGAAGGCGCTGATTTCTCATTCTTGCCACTACCAGCGCCATTGTCACGGCGAGACTTTTCACCTTGCAACTTCTTACCCTTGAAGAGTTTGAGGATCGCCATGGTCGTGTCCTTCTTCTTCGCCTCCTCCTTATGGTCCGACGTGGTAGGTGGCAACCTAGCAGTCATTGTCAACGCCATGtccttgttcttcttcttcttgaccTGTCCCACGCAGGAGACGATTGGGGAGCCGGGCTCTCGGGCATCAAAGCTACCGTTCTTGAGCCGTCTCCGAGCATCCTTGGGGATGACCGAGGCTCCGGCCTGCCTGCTCGATGATCCCGGTGGGGGCTTACGGGGGCTGATGGGGGGGCTCTTGAAGGTGACTGCGGTGGATGCGACTCTCGGGAGGAAGTTGAGCATCTTGCCCTTGAGTCTGGACTGTGGCTTCTCCATGAGCCTTATCAGTCTAGTAAAACTGAAATGCCAATCTATATAAAGTCACAGTGAggctcacacacacacacacacatatatatatgtgagagGTTTGAGAAGATACGTATGGAATGAGTCCAAAAGCTTGACATTTTCATTGATTccaaaaagaagaggaaaggtTCTTTTGCAGGccaagatttttctttttttaataagggTTTTCGAATTTCGTCCCGCTGATACCTACGGTTGACGTGAATATCATATACAAAAAAGTCACAAAACAAATTAGCAATATCACGCAAGCATGGTCCCTGGAGAGCATATTATTTGGCGATCTAtctatgtctatatatatatattgtaattcaACCTATTCCCACAATTCACAATACtgtagtaaaatatatatacgaaCCTCAAGtgaaattgtatttttttatttttatctcatatcttttttattacttattttaatgaacttaaattttattatttttattctattttttccATCATCGGGCCTGCGCAATgagcaggaaaaaaaaaactaattttaCATTAATTCGACCTTATAACTTTGATTGCGTCGTTGGACCACCAGATCAGTCAGGTTGATTTCAAGCCAACAATTTCAGTGCTCGGTCTTCGAAAGTTTCATGATGTCGGATCCAGATATAATAATTAGGGAAATTCCTACTTCACAATGATTTTGTCTTCGATTGATTGAAAATCAAGGGACAAAGGTTGGTGTGAGGTCACAGTGGCCCTTGCAAGCGTGAAGCTTTCAACGTCTGTGGTCTCATGCCGAATGATGGACTTAGCCCATGCAGCTGGCCGTGTTCGAAAAATTCAAGGGTACTCGTACAATATCGATCCGGATCGACTTACAAGGTATTGATTTAGTCATTTTCCTATGTACAAGAAATGCATATGAAGCATgaattttgcatatttctcgagaattattatgaaaattttgatacAAAATATAAAGACTGAAGGAAATTTTTACTATACTTAAGCGATTAGTTTATATCTTATTCAAACTGTTTAATACTGTTAATAAGATCATAATGCCCGTGCAAATAGAGAGTGCACGCTCGGTACTATTGCATTGTATGCGATTATCATGGAGGATTAGACGCATTATTAATGATTTCTATGCACAATATGTGAGTTGTGTGTAGaccaattttcttttacttaaTCTCATATGGCATGAGCTATGATTGGTCATGATTagctatgctactaaagttAATTGTGATTTTTGGGTCATGGTTAATGggattttaccaaaaaaaaaaaggcgtgtaatttttcaaaactaaTGATATTTAAACGGGAAAAGTACATTAGAGAAGTTGAAAAATCCGTTATTTTGGATGGACGTGTAAGCTTTGATTCGATGAGAACAAATGGAATGCGACGACCCTTTAGCAAAGTCCCAAACTGCACTGACAAAAAACCTATTCGAATATTACGTCCGGCCATGGCGATGATTCTATAGATTGATCCACCTCTAGAATATGTTGGCTAACGGACTGAGTGATAACTTGAAGATATGTTCTGTATACACCTTCATCTCGACTGTGAGCACGTTTTCGAAGTGTAGGATTCTGGGAGGGGGACCGAGCCACCTCGAGTACCCAGGAAGCTAGCTCAGGCTTGACTTGATCTTGGGTGGAGGAGGGTTGAGGTTGCTCGCCATGCCACCTTGACCACCTACTATATCGTCGGCTTGAATTGAGGTTGTCGAAAATCTGCTTAGGGTTTCACCTCAATCTTCTCCGCCCTTTTCACTGAAACAAAGATGATTCAGATTCGAGGTGGCTAGGTCAGGCCCCCTTGGCCGTTGAGAATAATCGGAAGTCGTTTCGCTATTGAGGTCTATCATCATCAGCATCGatcattatataatatatatatatatatatatgtaaatgtatatataaaagataagGCACAACATTGTGGAGACGTCACATATTCACCAAAAAGAATTCTcgactccttattcaaatggCTTTTCCATTTCTATTACATTAAGTATACCCCATTTTTCTTATGTTCCATTCGATGTATAATCGTTCAGCATCCACGGTATTTTGTATAGTATCaaagaaatcaagaattttcttgaaaaacttatataaactttttatatatgaaaaatttttaaattatttaatcgCACGTGTGACGAAATcctttaaataattttttttaaacacaTATTGTTTATCATTTTCGATTCATTTATATTCAGTCATCAGCATTTTCATTCTCCCCATATGCGCACAAATATGAGTAACTCTTTTTCATTGGCGTGCGTCCGTGTTAAggtattttttcatattaaacATTTTCCGATAATGCATACCCGTGCAATACCCGGGGCATGCACctagttatatataatttgttgtTTTTTATTAACGGAAACCTCACTTTGATATCAAGACATTAGAAATTTGAATGCTAGTAGATGGTATGTGTTAAATATAAGGAGACAATAGCTTacccaaaaagaaatataaggagacaataaaaaaataattataattagaaGATAAAGTAAGCAAACTAAGTAAAAGGGTATTTTCATATCAAAGAACGCCCGCATAATTCaccaagggaaaaaaaaaaaaagaacgcctacatatatatgtgtttatCACGGACATTACACCAtaaagtaatttttaaatgaataTAACTAAGTGAAGTTAACATAATTAATTGTGAAGACACTACATCATGGGTGTTTGGTTTTGCCGAGAAGATAACtctcttaattaatttgacTAGTGGTCTTAGAAGAGGGTAGTCTAGATTTTTCTTTATGCGTCTATGTTGAGCAGTAGGGATGTGTTAATGATAAGATCGTCGTGTATACCGAGAGCGAGTGAGCAGAGTGGGCACAACGTGTAATACACAGGTCATGTAAGAGTCTTCCATATTATCATAATTAGGGTGGGTCTTATTTATCGGGTTATCTCTACCGATATTGGTTGTGCTATCTTGGATTGGTGCGACTTCGGTTTCACTACAATTTACTAACATGTATTTACCACCTTCTAGTATTATCTAGCTTTTCTTTTAGCATATCGTGCACAAGATCCagcaataaaagaaaagaaaaagaaaaaaaaagaaagaaggcaTATCGTGCACAAGTAAAtagctacatatatataaggttTTTATGGAGCTGGATGGAGTCGAACGCAATACATATGAATGAACTCTTGATCGTGACAATCAGCAACTCGACATTTccgggccgtttggattcggagttaaagtcaacgaaactttaactttaactgaGGAAGAAGACAAGAGTTTGtgggcccaccagtttgactttaaataaaataaatggatgTAGTAGATAATTGTGTATAATGAGATTGTGTGTTTGAATAAGATATGGGagccaccagtttgacttttcaaatgtgtgttttgttgtgtagtgtagagttaaagttaaagttaaaatcattgtgattttaacttcaAATCCAAACAGGGCCGAAATTTTGTCTTCTATCCtttcttttaaatgaattttcaactatgcgtttaattttaaagttaaataaaattgaattttgattttaattgagttgtaatgattgtgttgttgaattatgagaaaaatgtgaaaaagtaatgaataaatgagaaaaaataatgattatattgttaaattgtgaaaaaagtaattgatGGTGGATAGAATTTAATATTGGAAATTGAATTGATtggtttaaaaaattgaagaaagagaaaaaagtaataattgtgttgttaacttttgttgtatagtgagtagagttaaagttaaagttaaagttaaaattttaaaaatatgattgtAAAATTAAACGGAGTGAAATTCTAGAACATGCTATCTTAATCTTGAgtaattattttctaattgCATATGTTGAAATTATTTGAggactgaaaaataaaagtcaaCCTGGGAATCAAAAGAGTACGTACCACGCTCTTCCCTGATAATTAATAGGTTTTAGATTCGATACTTAGTactcatttattagttatcataatttttattacgTTATACTAAACTCACCGCCTTTTCTTATAGTCGGAAAAATCAGGAACTTCCGGCCCGAATCCGAATAATGAAACCCGACATGATCCACCCGCCATCCGTCACCAGCGAAACCtctgttcttcttccttcgATTAAATCAAAGACCCAAGAAATGTCTTGTCCCAGCCCCTCCGTATACATTGCCCCTCGGCGGTTCCTCTGATCGGAACGAATCAATGGCTTCCGCGATCTACAGCTGTAAGGAGTGCGGGGCGAACCTGAACC from Punica granatum isolate Tunisia-2019 chromosome 3, ASM765513v2, whole genome shotgun sequence includes:
- the LOC116201186 gene encoding uncharacterized protein At1g76070-like, giving the protein MEKPQSRLKGKMLNFLPRVASTAVTFKSPPISPRKPPPGSSSRQAGASVIPKDARRRLKNGSFDAREPGSPIVSCVGQVKKKKNKDMALTMTARLPPTTSDHKEEAKKKDTTMAILKLFKGKKLQGEKSRRDNGAGSGKNEKSAPSLGHLKQFASSRGVLANFDWRAHCGTSTAVAPDNCLENGSCSGDEEEIKEEGRRQKVIIIPHSAPIEAGNRMNNAAEGFALQPRKEINLWKRRTMVPPPPLRL